AAGTCGAAAAAGAACGCCTACGAGAAAACGCACGGAAGCTCCTTGTTCAGAGAGGGCTGCCACAAGCATTGACAAGCGTTATGGGAGCCGTTGCTAGCCGAGAAGCACTCGAAAAGATCTTCGATTGCCTCCAAGTAGAGACCATTGCCCGTGGGTTTGTCTTCACGATTCTTCTGCAGGTTTTGAGGGCTGTAATTATCTGAACATAATTGGGTTAGAATTGGTGTATAAGATTTGGCCAACCAGGCTTTGATTCGGGCATCAAATAACACCAGATATCTACACATTATTGAGAAACCTATTGTTTCAATTGATAATCCTCCTCGTACTCTACGTATAAATACCCTTACTGCTATGTATCTGCTATCTTATCTTCACGTGAAACTACGCGGAACGCGTCCAGAGTGGCCGTTATCGATAAGTCATTGACCTCAGCTTTCCAAGCAGCGCTTAATTGAACGAGTCGGTAATAACCAACAATAGTGGCTGTTAGGACCATTTTcacttgttttttttttttcatttttaaAGCTTTTTTAATCTTCATTATGGCTTTCAGATCCAGAAAGCGAACATCAACTGGCGAATTCGTTAATGACGGGGATCAGCcaaagaggatgaagactgAGACGACAAATAATAATGCTGCCCCTGATTCTCCTAGAATTGATTCCAACGGAGATCCATACTGGGAAATATCTAGAATGCGTCGCGTCACCATATCCACATTTCGGGGGAAAACGATGGTCAACATTAGAGAATACTATGAAAAAGATGGCCAAGAGCTCCCTGGAAAGAAGGTACGTTGTATTTTGCTCTTCGTTGGCTATTCTTCAGGGTCACGCTATGTATGGTGTTGATTGACAACCACTTACATGCCTTTTCTTCATAATAGGGCATCTCTATGCCGATGGACCAATATGCAGCATTCGTCAATTTACTCCCGGGTATAGAAGCTGTACTCAGGGAGAACGGACAGTCAGTTCCGCGTCCGAACTATGACGATACCATTGGCCAATCAGATGGATGTGACGATGAGGATCAGGGCGAAGCTGGCAGTGACCCCGAGAACCCTACGTCTCCGAAGAACGATGAGGCGGCTACAAGCAacggagaggaggaggaagaatgAATTCTGTATTGTAGCTGCAAGGAGCTAGCTACACGgtcttccccccccccctcttctTGGCCCTTGCAGGCTTCCCTCTGCAGTTATCATCATAATATATAATTCACAAGCTGCCAGTCTTATTCCCCTTTCAATTAAGATGTATTGGCCTTCTGGTTCTTGAAGAAAATATAACATGCCATGGTAGCCGGCGTTCCGGGCATCTATGCCTGGCCATCCAAGGCATAATTGGGCTGCAGCCCTGAGAAAAGAGCGTCGCAGTTCTCTTTTTGATAGCCCGAACCCAACACCTTTGATTGGTACTGTAGGGCGTATGCTACAAAGTCGATTTCATGATCTTCTTGTGAGATGTTAATGCTGTCCAGAACTATCCAAGCCGAGAAAACATGTTCCTGACCAACATATACACCCAACATCAGGTGACTCGCCACTGAGTCCTTCATTTCAGCAATATTAGGTTTCTGCACGACTTTTGATGAGCCTGCCAAAAAGTACACAGATATATGACATGCTTGTATATTTATAGCAGAATAGACATCAACCTTGCCCGCGGACTTCTCCCCGGTACTGCAAGGTATATGATATGGGAAGGTAGACTGCAAAGATAAAAGATTCCTAGGGTATGAATAAGCATATAGACAGTACGAGGAGAGCATGTGACCCCGAAGTCAAAATAGCTACGGAGAATATATTTAATTAAGATTGGCACCTGGGGAGAGAAATAGTGTTGATATGTATATGATAGGgatagagaaaagagagagaaagagacagCCCTACCAGTTAGTTTCCCTTAAATCTCCGAAGTTCGGTACGAATTACAGACAATACAGGTAATTTATAGAATTACCAAACACGCCGAATCTTTTGCGAGGAACAACTGCATATTAAATAGGCCACGAGGATTGTTAAATTATCTTGCAGCAATAAtacttgtacttgtatataCGTGGGTGTACTACACAATGCTGTACTGGTTTTACACaatcgtactccgtactccgtaagTAACTCTGTAGCTTCTGATTGGTCAAAATGGTTGATATGATCTGCTCCGTGGCTACTAAATACAAAATGGGGTGAGTTCCTTGCAGTCCTCACTAACAGGAATAATACCCCTTTTCTCTTTAGTTGCTCCAATAATATTTTGTACATTGACATAGTACAATACATAGTACAGAGTGTATCAAGCAATATGTGTTACCCTGTGTATTCTGTatcagtactccgtattcaGGGTCTTTCTGCAATCCTCCTTATTGGGAATTCAATTTGCATAGCTATTGTTTTGCACCTCCTTTCAGCAGGCGCATTGTTTATATACTTGTAATTGAGAACCGGTTATTTTACTTTTTTAGCCCTGCGCAATATTCTTCGTGGGTGCTATCCCTACCAGCCACCCCGCACACAGTCTCCCCTGACCAGACCACGGAATACAGATTGGTACGTACGCCCGCACTGGGCCTGTCCACGGACCACCCCTGATCCCATCATTATTCACTACTtgtgattttttttttttactggCACCTTTGTCCACTGGGAGACTCTGCGACTGATCATTTCCATCCTCCCCAGACATTGGGGTATAGGGGCGCAAATGTACCTATTCAGCCTCTAATAGACTCGATTTGTTTGCAACTGGAGCCCCGCTCGCGTCTGACCCCGGAGATAATAGAGGGAGAAGCATCGCCGGTTCTTTTTAGGGTCAAACTGAATTGGCAATTGTCCTTCTAACAACAAAGATCGAATCGGTTGACTGCATGGGATTTTAGTTATTATGGGTTGTGCTTAAACGACACCAAACGAAGCCGATGCTCACCCCGTTTGCAGGAAGAATGCGCCTTCATTATTAGATACCATTCGGGACATTTGCAAGTTCGACCGGAAACAATGCGCTGAAGCGAGTGATGACCGACAGGGACAGCCAGACGACCCGGCTTACACAATATCCTATACGGATCTCACGACTTCTTGATACCTCCCCCGCCTTCGTTGACCTATCCTCGAAGAATAAGCATTATACTTATATCCGCGCACGacggcttttttttttttcccggTCCCCTGAGAGTTTGACTCGCACGATATCGCAGCTGTCGCAGCTAGACCGAAGACTGGAATATAATACTGGACACGCCGATTTCCCCCAAATGCTCCATACAAATACGACTACAGTAGATGCAGTCGGTATTGATCCAAACATATGTCGCCAGATCGTACATCTCCGTACAGTATGAAGAGAGCGATTCCCCACTATACTCTGATTCGCAAAGAAAGCTGATAGGTGTTTCAGAACCAGACTGTTCAGGACAGGCTTCGAAATTGGGTACATCAACACCGTCGATTGTCAGGTCAGTGTCGACACGTAGAGCCGACACTCCGCCGACTAGTCCAGGTGATACCGGAGCCGTTCGAGAGGGCCTGGGCAATTTGAATCGCTGGTCCCAGTCAACTGCTTCCAACAAGAGCCCTCCCCGCTACGCTGGCCATCATCGGGGAAGCTCTAGAATATCTGATTACGACGATCTTAATCCGCCCAAAGGCCACGTGAGCCCGACAAAGAAGACCCCTTTCCGACACTCACCCCAAATTACTAGCATATCTGTGAACGCCAACGACCAACTAGCCGAGCATCATACCACGAAGCTATATAGCAACACCCGTCCAGGATCGGGTGTGCAGCCCACCATTAGTATCCCGAACACCGTACTATCACGATCCGCCCACGCATCTGTCGAGTCGACCTCAACTTTCGCGAGTTTGTTTCACGATCCGTGGAAGAAGGGCCAGGACCTTGGCTTAAATAGCTCTGAAGTTGATACGTCTAGTCACCGCGTCAGCCCTATATCGCAGGCATATAGCAAAGAAATGGCAGCAAACAGCCCATCAACTGAAGAAAACCCATCTCCCTTTGCGGACACAGAAACATATAAGGGTAAACATCAGCGAGGCCAGTCCCAAAAAACGATGCTATCAAAAGCTCTCCAGAAAGCAAATACGGCCGTGCTCCTTGACAATGCAGCGAATTTTGAAGGAGCGATGGATGCATATAATGATGCCTGTTACTTGTTACAATTGGTAATGCTCCGTAGCAATGGGGGCGAAGATGAGAAGCTAAAGCTCCAGGAAATCGTATGCTTCCCCTAATCATAACTTGAATCGCGAGAATCGTTGTTTATAGGCTAACTTCACTAGCGTGATACCTATATGATTCGAGTTACCGAACTAGAGCGCATGGACTTCTCAGTTCGAGAATCCGGCGGCAAAGCCCTCCCTGAACGTCCACTCAGCCAGGAATCGGATGATGGTTTGTTTCACCCGCGTGAAGAGGACTACGACGAAACGTTCTCTGGCAATAGTATAAGCCCTCGGCAGCATCCGTCTGAACTTTATAGTGATAATGAGATCTCAGAGGAGCCACGAACGGTAGCCTTTGACCAAATCCCACCAAGGCGCCAGTCTTTGCTACCCTCTACATTTAACGATAGCCTGGAACCCAGAGGGCAATACAACCGTCCGCAGTCCCAATCATCGTGGCACCAATCCCGAGATGGGAGTTGGGAAGGGAAAAATCACGCAGCGGATAGCGGCTCTCCATTCACACTCTCCCCAACACGAAATCTCTCGATGGCATCAGATATAGAAGGCAATCACGCCTATCTTTCCCGTTATTCTGAGCTGCCGTTGCCTGGAATGGACGCTAAGGATACAAATGAGTCAACGTCCTGGCTCGATACTATTGACGAATCTGGCGCTTCTTCACCGTCATCTTTGCGCTCCAAAAGGTCGTCTGCGTATTTACGAGAACGGACGAGTCGCCTCCTTAGCCGTGGCACCGAAGCAGAATTTGATGCTGCCTTGGACGCAGCGGTCGAGGCGGCTTATGATGAAGGCTTAGAACCGGCAATAGATATAGATGACGGCAGTGCTGCTGACGATATCGTAGCCAATGCGCGCAGAAATGTTGAATTGGCGAAGCAAAGAGTCAGAGAAGCAGAGCGAGAAGCAGAAGTTGCCATGACTCGCGGTCGAGAGATGCGCCATTTCCAAGAGCATGCTATGCTTGGCCAACCCAATAACCTTGATCGGGAATATCTTGATGAGGaggcagaagaggaagagcgtCTATTGGAAGAGATGACCATGGGATATATCATGGACGACTTCGAGTTTGACGTTCAGTCTAAATCTGCCCTTCCTAGACAATCGGATTCAAGCAGTTTCTCTGGTAGGACTTGGGAAAGCTCAGCAGCTTCTAATAACACGACGGCCGGAGCGGCCCTTTCTACGCTTGCGGAAGACAGGGCCTTAACATCGGCGGCAGCTAAAAGACAATCAAACACGCTACCCCTTGCACAACCTGCTCCAGCAATTTCATCCATAGCCCCCGACCAGTCGCCCGGATCAAGCGTGCGAGAACGGAGATTGTCGGGCCGGGATTCGAAAGAATTGAAGATCGATACAAGCGCCCAATTAAGAGATGATTCTGACGCTTTGGCTTTGGAGTCATCAATTAGTCAATTAACTAGCAGACCTTTACCGCTTCCGAAAGATGAGCGCCAGACAAGCCTGTCAAACAATGTGAATCAGAATCTGGATCCGGCTTCCGCATTGCGTACTGGCATGAATTCAGACGACCGAAATGTCTCCATTGGATCTCTTTCTGAGGGAACATCGACAAGCATCGGCCTAAGCAAAGCCCTAACtcaagaagatgaagaggacaCAAGCACTGGGCTCTCGACCGTATTGTCACCAACACGGACGATTGGAAAGGTGCCTTCCGCGCCCGACAACCTGGGGAAGCAAAACGCAAGTTCGAAAGCATTTCGAGTAAGAAATGTGTCAGTACCAGCCCCCGATCTAACCACGGATTCGCCTGGTACACCATCAAGCAGCATGTTTCCAACTTTGGATATTCAGAAAGGAATGGCAACCGGAACAGTTCCTATTCTACCGACTCCGACGGGTGCGAACTTCACTCCAAATGGCTTACCGAGCGATGGCCTCTACCTATTTGACAGTCATATACATTCGCCAACTCAACCTGGTTTTCCTAATACTATGGTTGCCAATCATCCTGCTCCCCTTGAGCCATGCCCCGAATCATTTCTCTTGCGCCCTTTCTGGTTGATGAGATGTATATATCAAACAATCGCTCATCCCAGCGGTGGCTACTTATCGACGAAGTTATTTATTCCACGCGATGCCTGGCGGGTCAAGAATGCAAAAATCAAGGCGTTGGAAGAAAAGGTGTCTAGCTGTGATTTGCTGACGGCAGCGCTCCTCAAATTATCGCAGGTCGACATGTACGATGCTGATGCTGTTTTGGAGGAAATGCAGTCGTTCGAAAGTGTTCTTGACCAGGTACAGACTGCCCTGTCAAAGAAACTAGGCAGCGAAGTTGGTGTGCAAGGTGCTATGCCGTTGTTCAAGATGTCACCAGTCTCGGATGATACGATGGGTACTACGGACACGTTACCATTCAAGGCTTCAAACGGACCCAGTACGAAATCCTATTTGTCTTCGTGGCGTAAACTGCGGTCTAAAAACTCGGGATTTGGCTCCGCCGCGGCGCCGCCTAACTCAAAGGAAACCAGCAAAGACAACCTGACTATCAACACTCTTCCCATGACACCGACACCGACCACACAACCAACCAAGCGCAATGTAACGCAATTGCAGTTCAATGGACCCAATGCCAATTACGTGGGTGCTTTGGCGCGGCTCTGCGACGCTGCTCAAGCTATAGGTGAGCACCTGTGTTCAAGATCAAGACTGCTCATGAGACTGACCGGCGGAATTTTCTTTTAGATCAAATCGCTCAGCAGGTGGAAGATCCAGGTCTCAAGCATTCCTCGCCAACCCTTGTTGGCTTGGAGTTGAGTACGCGACATGCTGCAGAGTTTTTTGGCTTTTATATTTGCCGATTTGTTCTGAACGATATTGGATTGTTGCTTGATAAATTTATCAAGCGTGGTAGTGAATGGGTGCTCACCTGAGTGGCTGTTGATACTAGtggctttcttttccttgtctATCCCTAAtcgctttcttttcttgtcttttttcgttttcttttaCCTAACTTGTTTTCTCTAATATTCTGGGGGGTTCTGAGATACCAATTTTTGCTTCATATAACTTCGTGGAGTTGATGAGAGTCATGCCCTATACTGATATTTCATCATGTACAGAAATGCTTATGCCTGCTGTTTCAAGATTGTGCCGttttatttccttttttttttccctctttaTTAATTGATTGCTATATTTATTGAGCTGTACATAAGTCTAGACTTTTTCAATGTGCAAGTGCAAATCTTCAGATCTTCATACATGTACAGCCTCGAACTTTTGATGAACTGAGACTTACCATGTACTATGTAGAATCTGTCCCACTGCCCAGTGCCTTTTAGGGCAAATGACGTTATCCATCTTGTccggagaaaaaaaaaatcggcAACATTCATCTTGGTTTAACGCTACGCTGGATTGGTCCGATACACGTACGTGTAGAGCGGCACGCGTCGCCGCCACCAAAACAAACGCGACACCGTGCTCTGCACATCAAACCATATCGTACAGTCGACTCAATTTCGCCTCAAATATTGCCTGATTTAATATCATATGGGTCCTATTTGCGACTAATGACCTGATTAGTTCATTGTTTTGGATCCCCGAACGCCTAGTGGTTTATATTACACGGAAAGTCCATCGATATAACCAGACCTTTTCCTTAATACCTTCTGGAAAGGACTCATTTACGACAATGCCACGACCAGCTATTAGACGAAATCGCAAGGCCCCGCAAAACTCTGCGAAACAGACCACGAATCATCAATCGGCTTCTGGTAACGATAACCTCGAATCTGCAATTGCTTCGGAATTGCCCTCGAATCACGGCGAAAATGTGGACAACGCCTCGCATCCGATCGATGGCGCCGAAGCGATAACTATGGCGCAACAAATGAAAAACCAGACCCCTATGTCTAAAACGCATGAACAGGCAATCGAATCGTCGCCGATGGGCGAAGGTACAGCGACAGGCAGTCGGCCTCCCACGAGAGCCCGTGGTTACTCATCAACTCTTTCCCTCGCAGGGCGAAAGGGTGATATGAGCTCGAAGGTTCCGGGGACGCCCGCTTTCGAAAGTTCAGTCCTGAGCAATTTCAGAAGGAGAGCTCGGCAGCCTAGTATTCTCCAGATGATGCAAACAGAAAATGGCTCCTCTGACCTCGATGACGATGATTTTCTTGGCGGATTGAGCCCAGAAGACGAATCCACACCTTTGAATGTTTCTCGTGGGAAATCGTTGATACTAAAGAATGCCGCGTCTCCATCTGCGGAATTCTTATCCCCATCTAGCGACAAATCGCGCAAGCGGAAACGAGCGCCAGAGGAACTCCAAGTTCCCCAATCACCTTTGAATGTAGTAGAGAGCACGCCTATCGGCTCTCCAGATCGTTGGACACAAGAAAATGAAGCACACGACCGCACCGATACACCTCAGCCGGTGATATCCCCTGAAGCATTCTGTCAGACAGTGGTGCCGCCTATGAGCAGCAGCGCACCCCAAAGTCCTGCACGTATTGATTTGGCCCTGGCAGAACGAGAGTCACCTGTAACATTAGAGAGCACGAAGGAACCCAGTGGGCGATTAAATGCGCAAGGACACCTCTCCACAGCGGATCTTCAAAGTAAACTGCTTCCTCGGCGGCGTCAACGGCGGCGCAGGCACAATGATTCCGATGTCTCCAACGATGACGACAAatccgacgacgacgacgagtTGAATTACTTGCCTTCTAGAAAACCGATGAAATCGCGAGGGAAACAAACAGACTCGCCGAATCCATCGAAAAATACGCGAACCAAGCCTACAAAACAGAAGAAGCCACTGTCTAAACCTTCTAAAAGAGGGATCACATACTCTTCGGCAACTCGAACGCCAGATGTTGACAAGGAAAATCAACCAGATGACATGTCGTCGCCTCTCTCATCAGCTCTTGACTCAGATGCATTCGGCTCAGATGTCTCGATCTCAAAATCCACCGATAAAGGAGATTTCATGAGCGAGGAACTAAGATTACAGGCAAAGAAGTTTGCGGAAGTTGATAATTGGCAGATGGAATTTGAGGATGTAATTAGTACCACGGGCAGCCAGGGCAGTCCATTCAGATAGGCGAACAATCCCCTgcctctcttttttttccgGCAGTAAATATCATTTTCCTTAACCATGTATTCCTATTTGCATATTTACAATGTGTTGAGCCTCCGTCATAGGAGGATCATTTCTTTCCCGGCAGTAGCCGGGGCGCTCTGCACGTCACTCGCAGCACCCCGCACTCGAACCCCGCGATTGCCAAACTTCCACCAACATCCTATCCATCTCAAGACATATTCAGGGTCTCAAGTGGTTCCGAAAATGTCATCGCTGGACGCTATTCTGGCAGGCAAATATCCTGCCAAAGCGCATGCGCGCAGAGTTGCTGGATATCTTCAAGAACGAGGTTATGGTGGTTCTGGTGTCATCTACTTGGAAGCGCAAAAGACTCGCCTCATTGAAGACAATGATGAAGCAATGCCATTCAGGTAATT
This sequence is a window from Aspergillus chevalieri M1 DNA, chromosome 5, nearly complete sequence. Protein-coding genes within it:
- a CDS encoding uncharacterized protein (COG:S;~EggNog:ENOG410PTK2) — protein: MPRPAIRRNRKAPQNSAKQTTNHQSASGNDNLESAIASELPSNHGENVDNASHPIDGAEAITMAQQMKNQTPMSKTHEQAIESSPMGEGTATGSRPPTRARGYSSTLSLAGRKGDMSSKVPGTPAFESSVLSNFRRRARQPSILQMMQTENGSSDLDDDDFLGGLSPEDESTPLNVSRGKSLILKNAASPSAEFLSPSSDKSRKRKRAPEELQVPQSPLNVVESTPIGSPDRWTQENEAHDRTDTPQPVISPEAFCQTVVPPMSSSAPQSPARIDLALAERESPVTLESTKEPSGRLNAQGHLSTADLQSKLLPRRRQRRRRHNDSDVSNDDDKSDDDDELNYLPSRKPMKSRGKQTDSPNPSKNTRTKPTKQKKPLSKPSKRGITYSSATRTPDVDKENQPDDMSSPLSSALDSDAFGSDVSISKSTDKGDFMSEELRLQAKKFAEVDNWQMEFEDVISTTGSQGSPFR
- a CDS encoding transcriptional coactivator p15/PC4 family protein (COG:K;~EggNog:ENOG410Q0CY;~InterPro:IPR003173,IPR009044;~PFAM:PF02229;~go_function: GO:0003677 - DNA binding [Evidence IEA];~go_process: GO:0006355 - regulation of transcription, DNA-templated [Evidence IEA]), encoding MAFRSRKRTSTGEFVNDGDQPKRMKTETTNNNAAPDSPRIDSNGDPYWEISRMRRVTISTFRGKTMVNIREYYEKDGQELPGKKGISMPMDQYAAFVNLLPGIEAVLRENGQSVPRPNYDDTIGQSDGCDDEDQGEAGSDPENPTSPKNDEAATSNGEEEEE
- a CDS encoding uncharacterized protein (COG:S;~EggNog:ENOG410PHHK;~InterPro:IPR007330,IPR036181;~PFAM:PF04212); this encodes MSPDRTSPYKPDCSGQASKLGTSTPSIVRSVSTRRADTPPTSPGDTGAVREGLGNLNRWSQSTASNKSPPRYAGHHRGSSRISDYDDLNPPKGHVSPTKKTPFRHSPQITSISVNANDQLAEHHTTKLYSNTRPGSGVQPTISIPNTVLSRSAHASVESTSTFASLFHDPWKKGQDLGLNSSEVDTSSHRVSPISQAYSKEMAANSPSTEENPSPFADTETYKGKHQRGQSQKTMLSKALQKANTAVLLDNAANFEGAMDAYNDACYLLQLVMLRSNGGEDEKLKLQEIRDTYMIRVTELERMDFSVRESGGKALPERPLSQESDDGLFHPREEDYDETFSGNSISPRQHPSELYSDNEISEEPRTVAFDQIPPRRQSLLPSTFNDSLEPRGQYNRPQSQSSWHQSRDGSWEGKNHAADSGSPFTLSPTRNLSMASDIEGNHAYLSRYSELPLPGMDAKDTNESTSWLDTIDESGASSPSSLRSKRSSAYLRERTSRLLSRGTEAEFDAALDAAVEAAYDEGLEPAIDIDDGSAADDIVANARRNVELAKQRVREAEREAEVAMTRGREMRHFQEHAMLGQPNNLDREYLDEEAEEEERLLEEMTMGYIMDDFEFDVQSKSALPRQSDSSSFSGRTWESSAASNNTTAGAALSTLAEDRALTSAAAKRQSNTLPLAQPAPAISSIAPDQSPGSSVRERRLSGRDSKELKIDTSAQLRDDSDALALESSISQLTSRPLPLPKDERQTSLSNNVNQNLDPASALRTGMNSDDRNVSIGSLSEGTSTSIGLSKALTQEDEEDTSTGLSTVLSPTRTIGKVPSAPDNLGKQNASSKAFRVRNVSVPAPDLTTDSPGTPSSSMFPTLDIQKGMATGTVPILPTPTGANFTPNGLPSDGLYLFDSHIHSPTQPGFPNTMVANHPAPLEPCPESFLLRPFWLMRCIYQTIAHPSGGYLSTKLFIPRDAWRVKNAKIKALEEKVSSCDLLTAALLKLSQVDMYDADAVLEEMQSFESVLDQVQTALSKKLGSEVGVQGAMPLFKMSPVSDDTMGTTDTLPFKASNGPSTKSYLSSWRKLRSKNSGFGSAAAPPNSKETSKDNLTINTLPMTPTPTTQPTKRNVTQLQFNGPNANYVGALARLCDAAQAIDQIAQQVEDPGLKHSSPTLVGLELSTRHAAEFFGFYICRFVLNDIGLLLDKFIKRGSEWVLT